A single region of the Alosa alosa isolate M-15738 ecotype Scorff River chromosome 6, AALO_Geno_1.1, whole genome shotgun sequence genome encodes:
- the micall2a gene encoding MICAL-like protein 2a isoform X3, which translates to MVALSIPDRLSILTYVSQYYNYFNGRSPIGGVGGVKRPAEDSKEEPSEKKNLPVVSKVFSHKRAIENCPPAPLIQKPSPQLKPEPAAQQKAVLVESSNKTGTLNSKCAVCKTHVHLVQRHLVDGKLYHRSCFKCSECSNPLLPGAYKTGPEPGTFICNAHQNGYKSSLPRAAQKSIADPVKPPTTPATPAVQLQVPKKDDKTQPAVPKTASMLTVPGKAIPRPVEPSPAPQPWTPSAQRTQAARRQFFQSSTQAPSSAPSSAPAPSSAPAPSSAPAPALSSAQPLRESIAHRPAPMPTEAGTAPSRAPSKPEEKERARALISRKLGEGNCNNNNTAYQFGCRTDNNWSGKGLCSAGAPSWRLEKRSQGTAGGGAAPAHPTTSTTSTPIPTPMPAISTSSSSSTSTSSCSSKESLWLAAIRERERASARAPPSPVAVATTASSSSSSALACGAKAKPIAGLDVSAADWRSKLQPASNGPSLKSPEPAKGLPPNPVENKPTMTYKASLCITVTSTTSDKLHPLTSPSSSGSRSYRPPSVQQPGRKSSGGYALAESASSHQTAAVTSSSSASDPSRVKASSPKQRRRGSAGFGSQNGSHHANSSSNGLSCWTPPVSSNVQLQPYRASSPKQPRRGSAGAAGSRSGDSISTGPTPRWVTPVTVRISPSESTGPTPRWVTPVTVCMSPSESTNHKTPSAQHTPHRVPVEQGSTNGHHSSEEMASVTKVRSPAKTHHVPMDEIVKELGEIEENLNELEREGVDLEKRLRSCEEEGRGDLLMDPLMVDWFNLIRKKQGYMRRESELVYIARTQDLEEQQPGVEGELRRLLDKPEHLKSESERRQQSELMDRLLEIINDRNAIVEGLDQDRLREEEEDQQLNEMMQNLGMKRAKSKRQSSFSKLFRRKSKRVVAEG; encoded by the exons ATGGTGGCCCTGAGCATCCCTGACCGACTCAGCATTCTCACCTACGTCTCCCAGTACTACAACTACTTCAATGGCCGCTCCCCAA TTGGAGGGGTGGGCGGTGTTAAGAGACCTGCTGAAGACTCCAAGGAGGAGCCGTCCGAGAAGAAGAACCTTCCGGTTGTTTCCAAAGTCTTCAGCCACAAAAGAGCCATCGAGAACTGTCCTCCAGCCCCACTCATCCAGAAACCGTCACCACAGCTTAAACCAGAACCAGCTGCCCAACAG AAGGCTGTTTTAGTGGAGAGCTCTAATAAAACTGGCACCCTGAATAGCAAATGTGCTGTTTGCAAGACCCATGTACATTTGGTGCAGCGCCACCTAGTGGATGGGAAATTGTACCACAGGAGCTGTTTCAA GTGCAGTGAATGCTCGAACCCTCTCCTGCCAGGGGCATACAAGACAGGACCTGAACCAGGGACATTTATCTGCAATGCACACCAGAATGGCTACAAGTCCTCACTTCCCAGAGCTGCACAAAAGAGCATAGCTGACCCTGTAAAACCCCCCACTACTCCTGCTACTCCTGCAGTGCAGCTACAGGTGCCAAAGAAAGATGACAAGACCCAGCCTGCAGTCCCAAAGACCGCCTCCATGCTAACTGTCCCTGGGAAAGCCATTCCCAGGCCCGTGGAGCCCAGTCCAGCGCCGCAGCCATGGACCCCCTCAGCGCAGAGGACCCAGGCGGCCAGACGGCAGTTCTTCCAGTCCTCCACCCAGGCTCCATCCTCAGCTCCATCCTCAGCTCCAGCTCCATCCTCAGCTCCAGCTCCATCCTCAGCTCCAGCCCCGGCGCTTTCCTCCGCTCAGCCTCTAAGAGAATCTATTGCCCATCGGCCGGCGCCAATGCCAACAGAAGCTGGCACAGCCCCGTCCAGAGCTCCGTCCAAGCCAGAGGAGAAGGAGCGTGCCCGGGCACTGATCAGCAGGAAACTGGGCGAGGGGAACtgcaacaataacaacacagcGTATCAGTTTGGCTGCAGGACTGATAATAATTG GTCTGGGAAGGGGCTGTGCTCTGCCGGGGCGCCCAGCTGGAGGCTGGAGAAACGCAGCCAAGGCACGGCGGGGGGTGGGGCGGCCCCTGCACaccccaccaccagcaccactagcacccccatccccacccccatgccTGCCATCAGCACcagttcctcctcctccacctccacctcctcctgcagcAGCAAGGAATCCCTCTGGCTGGCTGCCATCAGGGAACGAGAGCGAGCGAGTGCGAGAGCTCCCCCCAGCCCCGTCGCCGTGGCCAccactgcctcctcctcctcgtcttctGCGCTCGCCTGCGGTGCCAAAG CCAAACCCATAGCTGGTTTAGACGTCTCTGCAGCTGACTGGCGATCAAAGCTCCAGCCCGCCTCAAATGGACCAAGCCTGAA ATCTCCTGAACCCGCTAAAGGGTTGCCCCCCAACCCTGTGGAGAACAAGCCTACTATGACCTACAAGGCTAGTCTATGCATCACCGTGACCTCGACCACTTCTGATAAGCTCCACCCCTTAACCAGCCCTTCCTCATCAGGGTCCAGGAGTTACAGACCCCCCTCTGTCCAGCAGCCTGGGAGGAAAAGCTCAGGGGGTTATG CTTTAGCAGAGTCAGCGTCCTCCCACCAGACTGCTGCGGTCACCAGTAGCTCCTCAGCCAGCGACCCCTCCAGAGTCAAAGCTTCGTCTCCAAAGCAGCGGCGACGTGGGTCTGCAGGCTTtg GCTCACAAAATGGAAGCCACCATGCTAATAGCTCATCGAATGGTTTGTCCTGTTGGACACCCCCTGTGTCCAGCAATGTCCAACTCCAACCCTATAGAGCCTCCTCACCCAAACAGCCGCGTAGGGGTTCAGCTGGAGCTG cAGGATCTAGGAGTGGGGATTCTATATCAACTGGACCCACACCACGTTGGGTAACCCCAGTTACTGTCCGCATTTCTCCAAGTGAGTCCACTGGACCTACACCGCGTTGGGTAACCCCAGTTACTGTCTGCATGTCTCCAAGTGAGTCCACCAACCACAAGACTCCATCTGCACAGCATACACCTCATAGAGTTCCTGTTGAACAGG GTTCTACAAATGGACATCACTCATCAGAGGAAATGGCTTCTGTCACTAAAGTGAGGTCACCA GCCAAAACGCATCACGTTCCGATGGATGAGATTGTGAAGGAGCTTGGGGAGATCGAGGAGAACCTGAACGAgttggagagggagggggtggactTGGAGAAGAGGCTCAGGAGCTGTGAGGAAG agggaagaggggaCCTCCTTATGGACCCGCTGATGGTTGACTGGTTCAATCTCATTCGCAAGAAGCAGGGCTACATGAGGCGGGAGTCGGAGCTGGTCTACAT AGCCAGAACTCAGGATCTGGAGGAGCAGCAGCCTGGAGTGGAGGGTGAGCTGCGGAGGCTGCTGGACAAGCCAG AACACCTGAAGAGCGAGTCGGAGCGCCGGCAGCAGTCGGAGCTGATGGACCGACTCCTGGAGATCATCAACGACCGGAATGCCATCGTGGAAGGCCTGGATCAGGACCGGCTGAG ggaagaggaggaggaccagCAGTTAAATGAAATGATGCAGAATCTTG GTATGAAGAGGGCGAAGAGCAAAAGGCAGTCATCTTTCTCCAAACTGTTCAGGAGGAAGAGCAAGAGGGTGGTGGCTGAGGGGTGA
- the micall2a gene encoding MICAL-like protein 2a isoform X1: protein MRHGRGFSRLPGLPALVCLAAHTRTQQFSQIGYAASFVWGPPELRKLVRSWLPRHPRGRMAAIKALQQWCKNQCDGYKNVVITNMTTSFRDGLAFCALIHKYRPDLINYESLRKENIYENNKLAFHVAEEHLGIPALLDAEDMVALSIPDRLSILTYVSQYYNYFNGRSPIGGVGGVKRPAEDSKEEPSEKKNLPVVSKVFSHKRAIENCPPAPLIQKPSPQLKPEPAAQQKAVLVESSNKTGTLNSKCAVCKTHVHLVQRHLVDGKLYHRSCFKCSECSNPLLPGAYKTGPEPGTFICNAHQNGYKSSLPRAAQKSIADPVKPPTTPATPAVQLQVPKKDDKTQPAVPKTASMLTVPGKAIPRPVEPSPAPQPWTPSAQRTQAARRQFFQSSTQAPSSAPSSAPAPSSAPAPSSAPAPALSSAQPLRESIAHRPAPMPTEAGTAPSRAPSKPEEKERARALISRKLGEGNCNNNNTAYQFGCRTDNNWSGKGLCSAGAPSWRLEKRSQGTAGGGAAPAHPTTSTTSTPIPTPMPAISTSSSSSTSTSSCSSKESLWLAAIRERERASARAPPSPVAVATTASSSSSSALACGAKAKPIAGLDVSAADWRSKLQPASNGPSLKSPEPAKGLPPNPVENKPTMTYKASLCITVTSTTSDKLHPLTSPSSSGSRSYRPPSVQQPGRKSSGGYALAESASSHQTAAVTSSSSASDPSRVKASSPKQRRRGSAGFGSQNGSHHANSSSNGLSCWTPPVSSNVQLQPYRASSPKQPRRGSAGAAGSRSGDSISTGPTPRWVTPVTVRISPSESTGPTPRWVTPVTVCMSPSESTNHKTPSAQHTPHRVPVEQGSTNGHHSSEEMASVTKVRSPAKTHHVPMDEIVKELGEIEENLNELEREGVDLEKRLRSCEEEGRGDLLMDPLMVDWFNLIRKKQGYMRRESELVYIARTQDLEEQQPGVEGELRRLLDKPEHLKSESERRQQSELMDRLLEIINDRNAIVEGLDQDRLREEEEDQQLNEMMQNLGMKRAKSKRQSSFSKLFRRKSKRVVAEG, encoded by the exons atgaGACACGGTCGTGGTTTTAGCAGACTTCCCGGACTTCCCGCACTAGTTTGTCTGGCAGCTCACACTAGGACACAACAGTTCTCGCAGATAGGCTACGCTGCATCCTTTGTTTGGGGTCCTCCTGAACTTCGCAAACTTGTTCGCTCTTGGCTCCCACGACACCCTCGAGGGAGGATGGCTGCCATCAAGGCGCTGCAACAGTGGTGCAAGAACCAGTGTGATGGCTACAAAAATGTGGTAATCACGAACATGACAACGTCTTTCAGAGATGGATTAGCGTTCTGTGCGTTGATCCATAAATACAGACCGGATCTCAT AAACTATGAGTCTCTCAGAAAAGAGAATATTTATGAGAACAACAAACTG GCCTTTCATGTGGCCGAGGAGCACTTGGGGATTCCCGCCCTGCTGGATGCAGAGGATATGGTGGCCCTGAGCATCCCTGACCGACTCAGCATTCTCACCTACGTCTCCCAGTACTACAACTACTTCAATGGCCGCTCCCCAA TTGGAGGGGTGGGCGGTGTTAAGAGACCTGCTGAAGACTCCAAGGAGGAGCCGTCCGAGAAGAAGAACCTTCCGGTTGTTTCCAAAGTCTTCAGCCACAAAAGAGCCATCGAGAACTGTCCTCCAGCCCCACTCATCCAGAAACCGTCACCACAGCTTAAACCAGAACCAGCTGCCCAACAG AAGGCTGTTTTAGTGGAGAGCTCTAATAAAACTGGCACCCTGAATAGCAAATGTGCTGTTTGCAAGACCCATGTACATTTGGTGCAGCGCCACCTAGTGGATGGGAAATTGTACCACAGGAGCTGTTTCAA GTGCAGTGAATGCTCGAACCCTCTCCTGCCAGGGGCATACAAGACAGGACCTGAACCAGGGACATTTATCTGCAATGCACACCAGAATGGCTACAAGTCCTCACTTCCCAGAGCTGCACAAAAGAGCATAGCTGACCCTGTAAAACCCCCCACTACTCCTGCTACTCCTGCAGTGCAGCTACAGGTGCCAAAGAAAGATGACAAGACCCAGCCTGCAGTCCCAAAGACCGCCTCCATGCTAACTGTCCCTGGGAAAGCCATTCCCAGGCCCGTGGAGCCCAGTCCAGCGCCGCAGCCATGGACCCCCTCAGCGCAGAGGACCCAGGCGGCCAGACGGCAGTTCTTCCAGTCCTCCACCCAGGCTCCATCCTCAGCTCCATCCTCAGCTCCAGCTCCATCCTCAGCTCCAGCTCCATCCTCAGCTCCAGCCCCGGCGCTTTCCTCCGCTCAGCCTCTAAGAGAATCTATTGCCCATCGGCCGGCGCCAATGCCAACAGAAGCTGGCACAGCCCCGTCCAGAGCTCCGTCCAAGCCAGAGGAGAAGGAGCGTGCCCGGGCACTGATCAGCAGGAAACTGGGCGAGGGGAACtgcaacaataacaacacagcGTATCAGTTTGGCTGCAGGACTGATAATAATTG GTCTGGGAAGGGGCTGTGCTCTGCCGGGGCGCCCAGCTGGAGGCTGGAGAAACGCAGCCAAGGCACGGCGGGGGGTGGGGCGGCCCCTGCACaccccaccaccagcaccactagcacccccatccccacccccatgccTGCCATCAGCACcagttcctcctcctccacctccacctcctcctgcagcAGCAAGGAATCCCTCTGGCTGGCTGCCATCAGGGAACGAGAGCGAGCGAGTGCGAGAGCTCCCCCCAGCCCCGTCGCCGTGGCCAccactgcctcctcctcctcgtcttctGCGCTCGCCTGCGGTGCCAAAG CCAAACCCATAGCTGGTTTAGACGTCTCTGCAGCTGACTGGCGATCAAAGCTCCAGCCCGCCTCAAATGGACCAAGCCTGAA ATCTCCTGAACCCGCTAAAGGGTTGCCCCCCAACCCTGTGGAGAACAAGCCTACTATGACCTACAAGGCTAGTCTATGCATCACCGTGACCTCGACCACTTCTGATAAGCTCCACCCCTTAACCAGCCCTTCCTCATCAGGGTCCAGGAGTTACAGACCCCCCTCTGTCCAGCAGCCTGGGAGGAAAAGCTCAGGGGGTTATG CTTTAGCAGAGTCAGCGTCCTCCCACCAGACTGCTGCGGTCACCAGTAGCTCCTCAGCCAGCGACCCCTCCAGAGTCAAAGCTTCGTCTCCAAAGCAGCGGCGACGTGGGTCTGCAGGCTTtg GCTCACAAAATGGAAGCCACCATGCTAATAGCTCATCGAATGGTTTGTCCTGTTGGACACCCCCTGTGTCCAGCAATGTCCAACTCCAACCCTATAGAGCCTCCTCACCCAAACAGCCGCGTAGGGGTTCAGCTGGAGCTG cAGGATCTAGGAGTGGGGATTCTATATCAACTGGACCCACACCACGTTGGGTAACCCCAGTTACTGTCCGCATTTCTCCAAGTGAGTCCACTGGACCTACACCGCGTTGGGTAACCCCAGTTACTGTCTGCATGTCTCCAAGTGAGTCCACCAACCACAAGACTCCATCTGCACAGCATACACCTCATAGAGTTCCTGTTGAACAGG GTTCTACAAATGGACATCACTCATCAGAGGAAATGGCTTCTGTCACTAAAGTGAGGTCACCA GCCAAAACGCATCACGTTCCGATGGATGAGATTGTGAAGGAGCTTGGGGAGATCGAGGAGAACCTGAACGAgttggagagggagggggtggactTGGAGAAGAGGCTCAGGAGCTGTGAGGAAG agggaagaggggaCCTCCTTATGGACCCGCTGATGGTTGACTGGTTCAATCTCATTCGCAAGAAGCAGGGCTACATGAGGCGGGAGTCGGAGCTGGTCTACAT AGCCAGAACTCAGGATCTGGAGGAGCAGCAGCCTGGAGTGGAGGGTGAGCTGCGGAGGCTGCTGGACAAGCCAG AACACCTGAAGAGCGAGTCGGAGCGCCGGCAGCAGTCGGAGCTGATGGACCGACTCCTGGAGATCATCAACGACCGGAATGCCATCGTGGAAGGCCTGGATCAGGACCGGCTGAG ggaagaggaggaggaccagCAGTTAAATGAAATGATGCAGAATCTTG GTATGAAGAGGGCGAAGAGCAAAAGGCAGTCATCTTTCTCCAAACTGTTCAGGAGGAAGAGCAAGAGGGTGGTGGCTGAGGGGTGA
- the micall2a gene encoding MICAL-like protein 2a isoform X2: MRHGRGFSRLPGLPALVCLAAHTRTQQFSQIGYAASFVWGPPELRKLVRSWLPRHPRGRMAAIKALQQWCKNQCDGYKNVVITNMTTSFRDGLAFCALIHKYRPDLINYESLRKENIYENNKLAFHVAEEHLGIPALLDAEDMVALSIPDRLSILTYVSQYYNYFNGRSPIGGVGGVKRPAEDSKEEPSEKKNLPVVSKVFSHKRAIENCPPAPLIQKPSPQLKPEPAAQQKAVLVESSNKTGTLNSKCAVCKTHVHLVQRHLVDGKLYHRSCFKCSECSNPLLPGAYKTGPEPGTFICNAHQNGYKSSLPRAAQKSIADPVKPPTTPATPAVQLQVPKKDDKTQPAVPKTASMLTVPGKAIPRPVEPSPAPQPWTPSAQRTQAARRQFFQSSTQAPSSAPSSAPAPSSAPAPSSAPAPALSSAQPLRESIAHRPAPMPTEAGTAPSRAPSKPEEKERARALISRKLGEGNCNNNNTAYQFGCRTDNNWSGKGLCSAGAPSWRLEKRSQGTAGGGAAPAHPTTSTTSTPIPTPMPAISTSSSSSTSTSSCSSKESLWLAAIRERERASARAPPSPVAVATTASSSSSSALACGAKAKPIAGLDVSAADWRSKLQPASNGPSLKSPEPAKGLPPNPVENKPTMTYKASLCITVTSTTSDKLHPLTSPSSSGSRSYRPPSVQQPGRKSSGGYALAESASSHQTAAVTSSSSASDPSRVKASSPKQRRRGSAGFGSQNGSHHANSSSNGLSCWTPPVSSNVQLQPYRASSPKQPRRGSAGAGSRSGDSISTGPTPRWVTPVTVRISPSESTGPTPRWVTPVTVCMSPSESTNHKTPSAQHTPHRVPVEQGSTNGHHSSEEMASVTKVRSPAKTHHVPMDEIVKELGEIEENLNELEREGVDLEKRLRSCEEEGRGDLLMDPLMVDWFNLIRKKQGYMRRESELVYIARTQDLEEQQPGVEGELRRLLDKPEHLKSESERRQQSELMDRLLEIINDRNAIVEGLDQDRLREEEEDQQLNEMMQNLGMKRAKSKRQSSFSKLFRRKSKRVVAEG, encoded by the exons atgaGACACGGTCGTGGTTTTAGCAGACTTCCCGGACTTCCCGCACTAGTTTGTCTGGCAGCTCACACTAGGACACAACAGTTCTCGCAGATAGGCTACGCTGCATCCTTTGTTTGGGGTCCTCCTGAACTTCGCAAACTTGTTCGCTCTTGGCTCCCACGACACCCTCGAGGGAGGATGGCTGCCATCAAGGCGCTGCAACAGTGGTGCAAGAACCAGTGTGATGGCTACAAAAATGTGGTAATCACGAACATGACAACGTCTTTCAGAGATGGATTAGCGTTCTGTGCGTTGATCCATAAATACAGACCGGATCTCAT AAACTATGAGTCTCTCAGAAAAGAGAATATTTATGAGAACAACAAACTG GCCTTTCATGTGGCCGAGGAGCACTTGGGGATTCCCGCCCTGCTGGATGCAGAGGATATGGTGGCCCTGAGCATCCCTGACCGACTCAGCATTCTCACCTACGTCTCCCAGTACTACAACTACTTCAATGGCCGCTCCCCAA TTGGAGGGGTGGGCGGTGTTAAGAGACCTGCTGAAGACTCCAAGGAGGAGCCGTCCGAGAAGAAGAACCTTCCGGTTGTTTCCAAAGTCTTCAGCCACAAAAGAGCCATCGAGAACTGTCCTCCAGCCCCACTCATCCAGAAACCGTCACCACAGCTTAAACCAGAACCAGCTGCCCAACAG AAGGCTGTTTTAGTGGAGAGCTCTAATAAAACTGGCACCCTGAATAGCAAATGTGCTGTTTGCAAGACCCATGTACATTTGGTGCAGCGCCACCTAGTGGATGGGAAATTGTACCACAGGAGCTGTTTCAA GTGCAGTGAATGCTCGAACCCTCTCCTGCCAGGGGCATACAAGACAGGACCTGAACCAGGGACATTTATCTGCAATGCACACCAGAATGGCTACAAGTCCTCACTTCCCAGAGCTGCACAAAAGAGCATAGCTGACCCTGTAAAACCCCCCACTACTCCTGCTACTCCTGCAGTGCAGCTACAGGTGCCAAAGAAAGATGACAAGACCCAGCCTGCAGTCCCAAAGACCGCCTCCATGCTAACTGTCCCTGGGAAAGCCATTCCCAGGCCCGTGGAGCCCAGTCCAGCGCCGCAGCCATGGACCCCCTCAGCGCAGAGGACCCAGGCGGCCAGACGGCAGTTCTTCCAGTCCTCCACCCAGGCTCCATCCTCAGCTCCATCCTCAGCTCCAGCTCCATCCTCAGCTCCAGCTCCATCCTCAGCTCCAGCCCCGGCGCTTTCCTCCGCTCAGCCTCTAAGAGAATCTATTGCCCATCGGCCGGCGCCAATGCCAACAGAAGCTGGCACAGCCCCGTCCAGAGCTCCGTCCAAGCCAGAGGAGAAGGAGCGTGCCCGGGCACTGATCAGCAGGAAACTGGGCGAGGGGAACtgcaacaataacaacacagcGTATCAGTTTGGCTGCAGGACTGATAATAATTG GTCTGGGAAGGGGCTGTGCTCTGCCGGGGCGCCCAGCTGGAGGCTGGAGAAACGCAGCCAAGGCACGGCGGGGGGTGGGGCGGCCCCTGCACaccccaccaccagcaccactagcacccccatccccacccccatgccTGCCATCAGCACcagttcctcctcctccacctccacctcctcctgcagcAGCAAGGAATCCCTCTGGCTGGCTGCCATCAGGGAACGAGAGCGAGCGAGTGCGAGAGCTCCCCCCAGCCCCGTCGCCGTGGCCAccactgcctcctcctcctcgtcttctGCGCTCGCCTGCGGTGCCAAAG CCAAACCCATAGCTGGTTTAGACGTCTCTGCAGCTGACTGGCGATCAAAGCTCCAGCCCGCCTCAAATGGACCAAGCCTGAA ATCTCCTGAACCCGCTAAAGGGTTGCCCCCCAACCCTGTGGAGAACAAGCCTACTATGACCTACAAGGCTAGTCTATGCATCACCGTGACCTCGACCACTTCTGATAAGCTCCACCCCTTAACCAGCCCTTCCTCATCAGGGTCCAGGAGTTACAGACCCCCCTCTGTCCAGCAGCCTGGGAGGAAAAGCTCAGGGGGTTATG CTTTAGCAGAGTCAGCGTCCTCCCACCAGACTGCTGCGGTCACCAGTAGCTCCTCAGCCAGCGACCCCTCCAGAGTCAAAGCTTCGTCTCCAAAGCAGCGGCGACGTGGGTCTGCAGGCTTtg GCTCACAAAATGGAAGCCACCATGCTAATAGCTCATCGAATGGTTTGTCCTGTTGGACACCCCCTGTGTCCAGCAATGTCCAACTCCAACCCTATAGAGCCTCCTCACCCAAACAGCCGCGTAGGGGTTCAGCTGGAGCTG GATCTAGGAGTGGGGATTCTATATCAACTGGACCCACACCACGTTGGGTAACCCCAGTTACTGTCCGCATTTCTCCAAGTGAGTCCACTGGACCTACACCGCGTTGGGTAACCCCAGTTACTGTCTGCATGTCTCCAAGTGAGTCCACCAACCACAAGACTCCATCTGCACAGCATACACCTCATAGAGTTCCTGTTGAACAGG GTTCTACAAATGGACATCACTCATCAGAGGAAATGGCTTCTGTCACTAAAGTGAGGTCACCA GCCAAAACGCATCACGTTCCGATGGATGAGATTGTGAAGGAGCTTGGGGAGATCGAGGAGAACCTGAACGAgttggagagggagggggtggactTGGAGAAGAGGCTCAGGAGCTGTGAGGAAG agggaagaggggaCCTCCTTATGGACCCGCTGATGGTTGACTGGTTCAATCTCATTCGCAAGAAGCAGGGCTACATGAGGCGGGAGTCGGAGCTGGTCTACAT AGCCAGAACTCAGGATCTGGAGGAGCAGCAGCCTGGAGTGGAGGGTGAGCTGCGGAGGCTGCTGGACAAGCCAG AACACCTGAAGAGCGAGTCGGAGCGCCGGCAGCAGTCGGAGCTGATGGACCGACTCCTGGAGATCATCAACGACCGGAATGCCATCGTGGAAGGCCTGGATCAGGACCGGCTGAG ggaagaggaggaggaccagCAGTTAAATGAAATGATGCAGAATCTTG GTATGAAGAGGGCGAAGAGCAAAAGGCAGTCATCTTTCTCCAAACTGTTCAGGAGGAAGAGCAAGAGGGTGGTGGCTGAGGGGTGA